From Bacteroidales bacterium WCE2004, a single genomic window includes:
- a CDS encoding Nitrate/nitrite transporter NarK gives MERTAPRKSACWIALACLVVPMFASYFFDDMFSTISYLFEDPARTQLGWDAAGYGLYASGYSVLCVFGGLVLCGMLLDRWGVRITGSIFVGMMAAGAATVLYAITAGFAPERSLRLAYVGCMFFGLGSEIAGTAVTRSIARWFRHGPMALAMGLQLAIARLGTALALVAAPRLVVENAGHVYSLSETARPAVFGLGLMAAGILLWGLFVAMDARRDRQVGQEGAAAGEEPFRFADVLGILRNPNFWLVSVLCVLFYSSIIAFKKFAGAILIPRFAIPAETAGWMVSMLPFATVVFAPLFGLLVDRFGRGTRWMLLGSLLALLAHLLLAFAPQGVPAFGYLAMVLLGFGYSLVPAALWPSVPKIVPDKVLGTTFALVYWVQNLGLLSFKMIAGKILGRTGEALQGAVSVELMFTGLCVAAVLTALLFVRSSRRHPELELDTPNRQ, from the coding sequence ATGGAACGGACGGCCCCGCGCAAATCCGCCTGCTGGATCGCCCTGGCATGTCTCGTCGTACCGATGTTCGCATCGTACTTCTTCGACGACATGTTCTCGACGATCTCCTACCTGTTCGAAGATCCTGCCCGCACGCAGCTGGGCTGGGATGCGGCCGGCTACGGCCTGTATGCCAGCGGCTACTCCGTGCTGTGCGTCTTCGGCGGGCTGGTGCTGTGCGGCATGCTGCTCGACAGATGGGGCGTCCGGATCACGGGCTCCATCTTCGTGGGCATGATGGCCGCGGGCGCGGCAACGGTGCTGTACGCCATCACGGCGGGCTTCGCGCCGGAGCGCTCGCTGCGCCTCGCCTATGTCGGCTGCATGTTCTTCGGCCTGGGCAGCGAGATCGCCGGCACGGCGGTCACGCGCTCGATCGCCAGGTGGTTCCGCCACGGGCCCATGGCCCTGGCGATGGGCCTGCAGCTGGCGATTGCCCGGCTGGGCACGGCGCTGGCCCTGGTGGCCGCCCCGCGCCTGGTCGTCGAGAACGCCGGCCATGTCTACAGCCTCTCCGAGACGGCCCGTCCGGCCGTCTTCGGGCTGGGGCTGATGGCCGCCGGCATCCTCCTCTGGGGCCTGTTCGTGGCGATGGACGCCCGACGCGACCGGCAGGTCGGACAGGAGGGCGCCGCTGCCGGCGAAGAGCCGTTCCGCTTCGCCGACGTACTCGGCATTCTCCGGAATCCCAACTTCTGGCTCGTCAGCGTGCTCTGCGTGCTGTTCTACAGCAGCATCATCGCTTTCAAGAAATTTGCGGGCGCCATCCTGATCCCGCGCTTCGCCATTCCGGCGGAGACCGCCGGGTGGATGGTGTCGATGCTTCCCTTCGCGACGGTCGTCTTCGCCCCGCTCTTCGGCCTGCTGGTCGACCGCTTCGGCCGCGGGACGCGCTGGATGCTGCTCGGATCGCTGCTCGCGCTGCTCGCGCACCTGCTGCTGGCCTTCGCCCCGCAGGGCGTGCCGGCCTTCGGCTATCTCGCGATGGTGCTGCTCGGCTTCGGCTATTCGCTGGTGCCCGCCGCCCTGTGGCCGTCCGTGCCCAAGATCGTCCCGGACAAGGTCCTCGGCACCACTTTTGCGCTGGTGTACTGGGTGCAGAATCTCGGCCTGTTGTCCTTCAAGATGATTGCGGGCAAGATCCTGGGCCGCACCGGCGAGGCATTGCAGGGCGCCGTCAGCGTGGAGCTGATGTTCACCGGCCTGTGCGTCGCGGCGGTGCTCACCGCCCTGCTTTTCGTCCGCTCCTCCCGGAGGCATCCGGAGCTGGAACTCGACACCCCCAACAGACAATGA
- a CDS encoding 1-deoxy-D-xylulose-5-phosphate synthase — translation MYELLDKIESPADIKGLTTGQLRTLCAELRQYIIETCATNPGHLAASLGAVELIVGVHYVYDTPADQLVFDVGHQAYAHKVLTGRREAFRTMRTKGGISGFPNRSESPFDAFGVGHSSTSISAALGLAEAARMQGRHDKVVALIGDGAMTGGLAFEGLNNAGASRADLLVILNDNNQSIEGNTGAIHRYLLNITTSQSYNRFKNRIWNLLGDNGFRRFLQRWVRALKSWFVGKPGGALFESLGFRYFGPIDGNDIEEVVRTLRKLHGLPGPRILHCFTVKGKGYAPAEADPVTWHAPGRFDPLTGERIHAPHTRDRYQDVFGGVLCELADADPRVVGVTPAMAQGCGMNLLAASHPEQFFDVGIEEEHAVTFSAGLAAGGMKPFCNLYSAFAQRAYDQIIHDVALQRLPVVLCFDRAGLVGEDGATHHGVFDLAAYRSIPDVIISSPRDEVQLKHLMYTAWKHATGPFIIRYPRGMGEGAPWRETEGRVLETGRAETLLEGDGTVAVLALGPVANRALEAAQAWPGRVGVYDMRFLKPLDEQLLADVAGRYRHLITVEDGCLAGGLYGAVSEWLAAHHTGATLEGIGVPDRIIPQARQSEQYAECGIDAAGIAKSLKKVFVE, via the coding sequence ATGTACGAACTCCTCGATAAAATAGAATCGCCGGCCGACATCAAAGGGCTGACCACCGGACAGCTGCGCACCCTGTGCGCGGAACTGCGGCAGTACATCATCGAGACCTGCGCCACCAATCCGGGGCACCTCGCCGCCAGCCTGGGCGCCGTGGAGCTCATCGTGGGCGTGCATTATGTCTACGACACGCCAGCGGACCAGCTCGTCTTCGACGTGGGGCACCAGGCCTATGCGCACAAGGTGCTCACCGGACGCCGCGAGGCGTTCCGCACGATGCGCACGAAGGGCGGCATCAGCGGATTCCCCAACCGGAGCGAGAGCCCGTTCGACGCTTTCGGCGTCGGACATTCCTCGACCTCCATCTCCGCCGCGCTGGGCCTCGCAGAGGCGGCGCGCATGCAGGGCCGGCACGACAAGGTCGTGGCCCTGATCGGCGACGGCGCCATGACCGGCGGCCTCGCCTTCGAGGGGCTCAACAACGCCGGCGCCAGCCGCGCCGACCTGCTCGTCATCCTCAACGACAACAACCAGTCGATCGAGGGCAACACGGGCGCCATCCACCGCTACCTGCTGAACATCACGACCAGCCAGTCCTACAACCGCTTCAAGAACCGCATCTGGAACCTGCTCGGTGACAACGGCTTCCGCCGCTTCCTGCAGCGCTGGGTGCGGGCGCTCAAGTCGTGGTTCGTGGGCAAGCCCGGCGGCGCGCTGTTCGAGTCGCTCGGCTTCCGCTATTTCGGGCCGATAGACGGCAATGACATCGAAGAGGTCGTACGGACGCTCCGCAAGCTGCACGGGCTCCCCGGCCCGCGCATCCTGCACTGTTTCACGGTCAAGGGCAAGGGCTACGCCCCGGCCGAGGCCGACCCCGTGACCTGGCACGCCCCGGGCCGTTTCGACCCGCTCACGGGCGAGCGCATCCACGCCCCGCACACGCGGGACCGCTATCAGGACGTCTTCGGCGGCGTGCTCTGCGAGCTCGCCGACGCCGACCCGCGCGTGGTGGGCGTCACGCCCGCGATGGCGCAGGGCTGCGGGATGAATCTCCTGGCGGCCAGCCATCCGGAGCAGTTCTTTGACGTGGGCATCGAGGAGGAGCATGCGGTGACCTTCTCCGCCGGCCTCGCCGCAGGCGGGATGAAACCGTTCTGCAACCTCTATTCCGCGTTCGCGCAGCGCGCGTACGACCAGATCATCCACGACGTCGCGCTCCAGCGCCTGCCGGTCGTGCTCTGCTTCGACCGCGCCGGACTGGTGGGCGAAGACGGCGCCACGCACCACGGCGTCTTCGACCTCGCCGCCTACCGGAGCATTCCCGACGTCATCATCAGCTCGCCCCGCGACGAGGTGCAGCTCAAACACCTGATGTACACGGCCTGGAAGCATGCGACCGGCCCCTTCATTATAAGGTACCCGCGCGGGATGGGTGAAGGCGCCCCCTGGCGGGAGACCGAAGGCCGGGTCCTGGAGACAGGACGCGCCGAGACCCTCCTGGAGGGCGACGGCACGGTCGCGGTCCTGGCCCTCGGCCCGGTCGCGAACCGCGCCCTGGAGGCCGCGCAGGCGTGGCCCGGACGCGTGGGCGTGTACGACATGCGCTTCCTCAAGCCGCTGGACGAGCAGCTGCTCGCCGACGTGGCCGGACGCTACCGGCACCTGATCACCGTCGAGGACGGATGCCTCGCCGGAGGCCTCTACGGGGCCGTCAGCGAATGGCTGGCCGCGCACCACACCGGCGCGACCCTGGAAGGGATCGGCGTCCCGGACCGGATCATCCCGCAGGCCCGGCAGTCCGAACAATACGCCGAATGCGGAATCGATGCGGCGGGGATTGCAAAAAGTTTGAAAAAAGTTTTTGTAGAATAG
- a CDS encoding translation elongation factor 1A (EF-1A/EF-Tu) gives MAKEVFKRDKPHVNIGTIGHVDHGKTTLTAAITKVLASKGLSEVKSFDQIDNAPEEKERGITINTAHVEYQTANRHYAHVDCPGHADYVKNMVTGAAQMDGAILVVAATDGPMPQTNEHVLLAKQVNVPKMVVFLNKVDLVEDEEMLDLVEMEVRDLLSKYDFDGDNAPIIRGSALGALNGEPQWEEKVMELMDAVDEYIPLPVRENEKPFLMPIEDIFSITGRGTVVTGRIETGTIHVNDPAEIVGFNDKPKSTVVTGVEMFRKLLDQGEAGDNVGLLLRGIDKKEVKRGEVIAKPGSITPHKHFLGQIYVLKKEEGGRHTPFHNKYRPQFFIRTLDVTGEITLPAGVEMVMPGDNVEIDVQLITPVALNENLRFAIREGGRTVGAGQVIKILD, from the coding sequence ATGGCAAAAGAAGTTTTCAAGCGGGATAAACCGCATGTCAACATTGGCACGATCGGCCACGTTGACCATGGCAAGACCACTCTGACCGCCGCGATCACCAAGGTGCTCGCTTCCAAGGGTCTGAGCGAGGTCAAGTCCTTCGATCAGATTGACAACGCCCCGGAAGAGAAGGAGCGTGGTATCACCATCAACACCGCTCACGTCGAGTACCAGACCGCCAATCGTCACTATGCGCATGTCGATTGCCCGGGTCACGCTGACTATGTGAAGAACATGGTTACCGGTGCTGCCCAGATGGACGGTGCTATCCTCGTCGTCGCCGCCACTGACGGTCCGATGCCCCAGACCAACGAGCACGTCCTCCTCGCCAAGCAGGTGAACGTCCCGAAGATGGTCGTCTTCCTGAACAAGGTTGACCTCGTGGAGGATGAGGAGATGCTCGACCTCGTCGAGATGGAAGTCCGCGACCTCCTCAGCAAGTACGATTTCGACGGTGACAACGCCCCGATCATCCGTGGTTCCGCTCTCGGCGCCCTCAACGGCGAGCCGCAGTGGGAAGAGAAGGTGATGGAGCTCATGGACGCTGTCGACGAGTACATTCCCCTTCCTGTCCGTGAGAACGAGAAGCCGTTCCTGATGCCTATCGAGGACATCTTCTCCATCACCGGTCGTGGTACCGTGGTTACCGGCCGTATCGAGACTGGTACCATCCACGTCAATGATCCTGCCGAGATCGTCGGTTTCAACGACAAGCCGAAGAGCACCGTCGTCACTGGCGTCGAGATGTTCCGCAAGCTCCTCGATCAGGGTGAGGCTGGTGACAACGTGGGTCTCCTCCTCCGTGGTATCGACAAGAAGGAAGTCAAGCGTGGTGAGGTTATCGCCAAGCCGGGTTCCATCACTCCGCACAAGCACTTCCTCGGTCAGATCTACGTTCTGAAGAAGGAAGAGGGTGGCCGTCACACGCCGTTCCACAACAAGTATCGTCCTCAGTTCTTCATCCGTACGCTGGATGTTACCGGTGAGATCACCCTCCCGGCCGGTGTCGAGATGGTCATGCCTGGTGACAACGTGGAGATCGACGTTCAGCTGATCACCCCGGTTGCTCTGAACGAGAACCTCCGTTTCGCTATCCGCGAGGGTGGCCGTACGGTCGGTGCCGGTCAGGTCATCAAGATCCTTGACTAA
- a CDS encoding preprotein translocase subunit SecE: MRKFINYCKESFTELSKKTTWPTWSKLQSSALLVIVTTVILAAVLWVIDYAFQSLMTGIYTL, encoded by the coding sequence ATGAGAAAGTTTATCAATTACTGCAAAGAGTCTTTCACCGAGCTCTCCAAGAAGACGACTTGGCCGACGTGGTCGAAGCTGCAAAGCTCCGCCCTCCTCGTCATTGTCACGACCGTCATCCTGGCAGCCGTGCTCTGGGTGATAGATTATGCTTTCCAATCTCTGATGACCGGAATCTACACACTGTAA
- a CDS encoding transcription antitermination protein nusG, producing the protein MGDMKWYVLRAAGGKEKKAKEYLEKEIERSGLQDQVAQVLVPVKKEIVTKNGKRKAVDKLLFPGYVLIQAELSAKLENIIRNLVPGMSGFLTEKKATTGAQFERIPVPLREEEAQRILGVQDENADNAAETLVNYEIGESVRITDGPFSGFSGVVDEILEDRSKVKVIVVIFGRKTQLELSFTQVTKE; encoded by the coding sequence ATGGGCGATATGAAATGGTACGTTCTGCGGGCAGCTGGAGGGAAGGAAAAGAAGGCCAAAGAATATCTCGAAAAAGAGATTGAGAGAAGCGGACTTCAGGATCAAGTTGCTCAAGTACTCGTTCCCGTTAAAAAGGAAATTGTCACGAAAAACGGCAAAAGAAAGGCAGTCGACAAGCTGCTTTTCCCTGGTTATGTACTTATCCAGGCCGAACTGAGTGCCAAGCTTGAGAACATCATCCGCAACCTTGTCCCCGGCATGTCCGGTTTCCTTACTGAGAAGAAAGCCACCACGGGAGCCCAGTTCGAGCGCATCCCGGTGCCTCTCCGTGAAGAAGAGGCGCAGCGGATCCTCGGCGTCCAAGATGAAAATGCGGACAACGCGGCGGAGACGCTGGTCAACTACGAAATCGGAGAATCCGTGCGCATCACGGACGGTCCGTTCAGTGGTTTCAGCGGCGTCGTCGACGAGATTCTGGAAGACCGGAGCAAGGTCAAAGTAATTGTCGTGATCTTCGGAAGGAAGACACAACTCGAGCTCAGCTTTACACAAGTAACTAAAGAATAA
- a CDS encoding LSU ribosomal protein L11P, with the protein MAKEVTGFIKLQIKGGAANPAPPVGPALGSKGLNIMDFCKAFNAATQASAGKILPVVITVYSDKSFTFEVKQPPVAVSLKEAAKIDKASGEPNRKKVATVTWDQIKTIAEGKMPDLNCFTLASAMRMVAGTARSMGITVTGEFPENL; encoded by the coding sequence ATGGCAAAAGAAGTTACCGGATTCATCAAGCTCCAAATCAAAGGCGGAGCTGCTAATCCTGCACCTCCGGTAGGACCTGCACTCGGTTCCAAAGGCTTGAACATCATGGATTTCTGCAAGGCTTTCAATGCAGCCACGCAGGCCAGCGCGGGCAAGATCCTGCCCGTCGTGATCACGGTCTATTCCGACAAGTCCTTCACCTTCGAAGTCAAGCAGCCGCCTGTGGCTGTGTCCCTGAAAGAAGCCGCCAAGATCGACAAGGCTTCCGGTGAGCCGAACCGCAAGAAGGTCGCCACCGTCACCTGGGACCAGATCAAGACGATTGCCGAAGGCAAGATGCCGGACCTCAACTGCTTCACCCTCGCATCCGCTATGCGCATGGTGGCAGGCACCGCTAGAAGCATGGGTATCACCGTTACCGGCGAATTCCCCGAGAACCTTTAA
- a CDS encoding large subunit ribosomal protein L1, with amino-acid sequence MTKNQKAVAEKFDSHKLYQLAEACQVVKDITYTKFDATVELSANLGVDPRKANQMIRGVVTLPHGTGKVVRVLALCTPDKEAEAKEAGADYVGLDEYIEKIKGGWTDVDVIVCTPSVMAKVGALGKVLGPRGLMPNPKTGTVTMEIGAAVKASKGGKIDFKVDKTGIIHTGIGKASFTAEQLCDNATEVLNAIAKLKPQALKGTYMKGASLCSTMSPGIKIDLKAFLNGAE; translated from the coding sequence ATGACTAAGAATCAGAAGGCAGTTGCTGAGAAGTTCGATTCTCACAAACTGTACCAGCTCGCTGAGGCGTGCCAGGTTGTAAAGGATATCACTTACACCAAATTCGACGCTACCGTCGAGCTCTCCGCGAACCTCGGTGTTGACCCGCGCAAGGCCAACCAGATGATCCGCGGCGTGGTCACCCTTCCTCACGGAACGGGCAAGGTGGTCCGCGTCCTCGCCCTCTGTACTCCTGACAAGGAGGCTGAGGCCAAGGAAGCCGGTGCCGACTACGTGGGTCTCGACGAGTACATCGAGAAGATCAAAGGTGGCTGGACGGACGTCGACGTCATCGTCTGTACTCCTTCCGTGATGGCCAAGGTGGGCGCCCTGGGTAAAGTCCTCGGTCCCCGCGGCCTCATGCCGAACCCCAAGACCGGTACGGTCACCATGGAGATCGGCGCCGCCGTCAAGGCCTCCAAGGGCGGTAAGATCGACTTCAAAGTCGACAAGACCGGTATCATCCACACGGGCATCGGCAAGGCTTCCTTCACCGCGGAGCAGCTCTGCGACAACGCTACCGAGGTGCTGAACGCCATCGCCAAACTGAAGCCGCAGGCTCTCAAGGGTACCTACATGAAGGGTGCCTCCCTGTGCTCCACCATGAGCCCTGGTATCAAAATCGATCTCAAAGCATTCCTCAACGGTGCTGAGTAA
- a CDS encoding LSU ribosomal protein L10P, which yields MKKEVKGQIIETISAQLQQYPNFYITDIAGLNAGQTSKLRRECFNEGIVLNVVKNTLFAHVLKGMENEEMKSLSETLVGNTAIMYTTVPSAPGKLIKKLQREGFSKPIVKGAYVQDCVFIGEDKLDQLAAIKTKEELIGDIIALLQSPIQRVVSGLQNASEGKADDEKIASAKPAAAEAPAAEAQAAPAEEAAPAAEAPAAE from the coding sequence ATGAAAAAAGAAGTCAAAGGTCAAATTATTGAAACCATCTCAGCACAGCTTCAGCAGTATCCCAACTTTTACATTACCGATATTGCTGGCCTGAATGCTGGACAGACAAGCAAACTCCGCCGCGAGTGCTTCAACGAAGGCATCGTCCTGAACGTTGTCAAGAACACCCTGTTCGCCCACGTCCTGAAGGGCATGGAGAACGAGGAGATGAAGTCCCTGTCGGAGACCCTGGTCGGCAACACCGCCATCATGTACACCACCGTCCCTTCCGCTCCTGGCAAGCTCATCAAGAAGCTCCAGCGCGAAGGCTTCTCCAAGCCTATCGTCAAGGGCGCCTACGTACAGGATTGCGTCTTCATCGGTGAAGACAAGCTCGACCAGCTCGCTGCCATCAAGACCAAGGAAGAGCTCATCGGCGATATCATCGCCCTCCTCCAGAGCCCGATCCAGCGCGTCGTCAGCGGTCTCCAGAATGCATCCGAGGGCAAGGCGGACGACGAAAAGATCGCGTCCGCGAAGCCCGCGGCCGCAGAGGCTCCGGCCGCCGAGGCCCAGGCCGCTCCCGCAGAAGAGGCTGCCCCCGCAGCTGAGGCTCCTGCAGCAGAATAA
- a CDS encoding LSU ribosomal protein L12P: MADVKALAEELVNLSVKDVQELAKILKEEYGIEPAAAAVVVSAEAGAGAAAEAEQTEFDVVLKNAGQAKLNVIKVVKTELGLGLKEAKDLVDGAPATVKEKISKAEAEALKAALEEAGAEVEIK; encoded by the coding sequence ATGGCAGATGTTAAAGCCCTTGCAGAAGAGTTGGTAAACCTTTCTGTAAAAGACGTTCAGGAACTTGCAAAGATCCTCAAGGAAGAGTATGGTATCGAGCCTGCAGCCGCCGCTGTGGTCGTCTCCGCTGAGGCCGGTGCCGGCGCAGCCGCTGAGGCCGAGCAGACTGAGTTCGACGTCGTCCTCAAGAACGCTGGCCAGGCCAAGCTCAATGTGATCAAGGTCGTGAAGACTGAGCTCGGTCTCGGTCTGAAGGAAGCGAAGGATCTCGTTGACGGTGCCCCCGCCACGGTGAAAGAGAAGATTTCCAAGGCAGAAGCCGAGGCCCTCAAGGCTGCTCTTGAGGAAGCCGGCGCCGAGGTTGAGATTAAATAA